In one Carassius carassius chromosome 14, fCarCar2.1, whole genome shotgun sequence genomic region, the following are encoded:
- the LOC132157158 gene encoding mitochondrial antiviral-signaling protein-like translates to MSFTCEQFYNEAIRPNLARFSSTVKVRDILPHLPCLTLTDREEVNAKRETSGNFTAMQTLLDNLRRREKWPDEFITALQNCEHRELANEMSITYDKIRNITNNAAPAAPTPRPPPAPAASSTSSSSTTTTTTVTVHAVPANSPPLLIPPTGGAPVSLSAPSNIAAPAPVKPPTAVPAPSPEPVSQAEVAPPVVAPSQAPSLPEVSISKVSLPVPTLTGEAENKTPALDDSDGLALTDQTTISSAEALLSTSSAQASSSDTSNSQSRITKLYTTSQTSPKSKKTQVPTADIDFDISKRLPVQDINLPLRMQRKFQEPEEISDPTANERVQRNNTVGLPVLNNAPTKSTTTAQATSSAPAEVTHSLSSIDQEFFSKPKVLQHPEPQQNRAEILPVFQEEPCSVVTDDLQFSRAADSSTELGESTSLADQNSAPLASLDSATQSFQVPPYSAAPLTLNQPEEDNYESFNGSHTLLNVIQYAEEPSAENMNGQPPSILQRNTVISEDQHTLNYVSTESAVHLSEPSGHDSKKSTTINIREEESSAARPEQRGEGRPELFRINNFHLIAAAGIGLSAAFLAWKFTHK, encoded by the exons atgtcatttacatgtGAGCAATTTTATAACGAGGCAATACGGCCGAATTTGGCTCGTTTTTCATCAACGGTCAAAGTGAGAGATATCTTACCTCACCTGCCATGCCTCACACTCACTGATAGG GAAGAGGTCAATGCCAAGAGAGAAACTTCTGGAAACTTCACTGCTATGCAAACACTTTTGGACAATCTACGAAGACGCGAGAAATGGCCTGATGAGTTCATCACTGCACTCCAGAACTGTGAACATAGGGAACTGGCTAATGAGATGAGCATTACTTATGACAAGATCAGGAACATAACAA ATAATGCTGCTCCTGCTGCTCCTACACCCAGACCACCACCTGCTCCAGCTGCTTCTTCTACTTCATCTAGTTCCACAACAACCACAACCACAGTGACAGTTCATGCAGTCCCAGCAAACTCTCCTCCTCTGCTGATTCCACCCACAGGGGGAGCCCCAGTAAGTTTATCTGCCCCTTCCAACATTGCAGCTCCTGCTCCTGTTAAACCTCCTACTGCAGTTCCAGCACCTTCTCCTGAACCAGTTTCCCAAGCTGAAGTAGCACCTCCAGTTGTAGCTCCTTCCCAAGCACCTTCCCTTCCTGAAGTCTCCATTTCTAAAGTGTCTTTACCTGTTCCAACCCTTACTGGGGAAGCTGAGAACAAAACACCAGCTTTAGATGATTCAGATGGCTTGGCTTTAACAGACCAAACCACCATCTCCTCTGCTGAAGCTCTCCTCTCCACCTCAAGTGCTCAAGCATCCTCCTCAGACACTTCCAATTCTCAAAGCCGAATAACAAAGCTTTACACCACCTCCCAGACTTCTCCGAAGTCAAAAAAGACCCAGGTACCAACTGCAGACATAGATTTTGACATTTCTAAGAGACTCCCTGTCCAAGACATTAATCTACCATTGAGAATGCAAAGGAAATTTCAGGAGCCGGAAGAGATCTCTGACCCAACTGCAAATGAG aGGGTTCAGAGGAACAACACTGTTGGGTTGCCGGTTTTAAATAATGCTCCAACAAAATCTACCACAACAGCTCAGGCAACATCTTCTGCACCTGCTGAGGTTACGCACTCTCTCTCTTCCATCGACCAGGAATTTTTCAGCAAGCCTAAAGTCCTTCAGCATCCAGAACCCCAGCAGAACAGAGCAGAGATTCTTCCTGTCTTTCAAGAGGAGCCTTGCTCAGTGGTTACAGATGATTTGCAGTTCAGCCGCGCAGCAGACTCTTCCACAGAACTTGGAGAGTCTACTAGCCTTGCAGACCAGAACTCCGCTCCACTTGCCTCCCTTGATTCTGCTACTCAGTCCTTTCAAGTCCCACCATACAGTGCTGCTCCCTTGACCCTTAACCAGCCTGAGGAGGACAACTATGAATCTTTCAATGGGAGTCATACACTGCTAAATGTAATCCAGTATGCTGAAGAGCCATCTGCTGAAAATATGAATGGTCAGCCACCAAGCATCCTGCAACGTAACACAGTCATTTCTGAGGACCAGCATACCCTGAACTATGTTAGCACAGAAAGTGCAGTTCATCTTTCTGAGCCATCTGGGCATGACAGTAAGAAGTCAACCACCATCAACATTCGAGAGGAAGAATCCAGTGCTGCTAGGCCAGAGCAGAGAGGAGAGGGGCGTCCCGAGTTATTCAGAATAAACAACTTCCACCTTATTGCTGCTGCAGGGATTGGTCTTTCCGCAGCGTTCTTGGCCTGgaagttcacccacaaatga